The following are encoded in a window of Acropora muricata isolate sample 2 chromosome 6, ASM3666990v1, whole genome shotgun sequence genomic DNA:
- the LOC136920658 gene encoding calmodulin-like has protein sequence MTVEISQLTNEEFRVMRTAFEIFDKNNNDVIDEHEFGNLIRAIGFNPSNREIEETLRKFDKNGDGVIDFQEFISMAKHFEGCSKDDMEQTLRQAFRVFDRDGNGYISTEELRYVVTTFGEKLTHEEAEELIAMFDKNKDGKLEYEEFVTWAKSSLADYLKSL, from the exons ATGACCGTTGAAATATCGCAACTGACAAACGAGGAGTTCCGTGTCATGCGAACTGCGTTCGAAATTTTCGACAAAAATAACAACGATGTAATCGACGAACACGAATTCGGGAACCTTATTCGCGCCATCGGCTTCAATCCAAGCAATCGAGAAATTGAAGAAACCTTaagaaaatttgacaaaaatggaGACGGGGTGATTGATTTTCAAGAGTTCATCTCTATGGCCAAGCATTTTGAGGGCTGCAGTAAAGACGACATGGAACAAACACTGAGGCAAGCTTTCAG GGTTTTTGACCGCGATGGAAACGGTTACATCTCCACAGAAGAACTACGTTACGTTGTGACAACGTTTGGAGAAAAGTTAACTCacgaagaagcagaagaactgATTGCCATGTTcgataaaaacaaagatggaaAACTGGAATACGAAGAGTTTGTCACATGGGCAAAAAGCTCATTAGCGGATTACTTGAAGTCATTGTAA